The genome window CGACGCGGCCGTGGTACTGGACGTGGACAACGAAATGGCCCCCGATTTCCTGCCGCAGATTGATGCCGCGCTGGCCGTCGGCTACCGGGTGGTGCAGGGCCACCGCATGGCAAAAAACCTGGATTCGCCCTTTGCCGTGCTCGACGCCTGCAACGAGGAAATCAACAACCATATCTTCCGGCTGGGCCACGCCCGGCTCGGGCTGTCGGCCTCGCTCATCGGCTCGGGCATGGCCTTCGACTACGGCTACCTGCGCCACCTGCTCCACGACATCGGCGAAACCACCGGCGAGGACAAGGAAATCGACTTCCGCATCCTACGCGCCGGGACGCCCATTGCCTACCTGCCCACGGCCCACGTGCTCGATGAGAAGACCGGCAGCGCGGCCGCCTTCGGCACCCAGCGTACCCGCTGGATGGCCGCGCAGTGGGAGTTTCTGTGCAAGTACGGCCGCGAGGGGCTGGGCCAGCTCGGGCGCGGCAACCACGCCTTCGGCGACAAGATTCTCCAGTCGGCGCTGCTGCCGCGGGTACTGCTGCTGGGGCTGCTGGGCGCGCTGCTGCTGCTGACGGGCGGATTGCAGGCGGCCGGGCTGGCGCTGGGGCCGCCGCCGCTGCTCTGGGCCGGGCTGCTGGCCGGCACCGGGCTGGCGCTGCTGCTGGCGCTGCCGGCACGGCTGTACTGCTGGCCGGTGCTGCGGGCGCTAACTCACCTGCCGCTGGCGCTGGGCGCGATGGTGCTGGCCCTGCTGCGGCTGAAGCGCGCCCGCCTCTCGTTTCTGCCCACCCCGCACGCCGTCCGCGCCGGGCAGGCCGCGCCCGTTCGCTAATAGCCATGCCCTGGGAAATCGTGGCCCTGCCCGCACTGCTCTGTTTCGTTTTTGGCTGCTGGATGGGCCTGCGCGCCCACGCCCGCCGCTGATGTATCCTCTTTTTCTCCCCGCATCATGTCCCTCTCCGCTACTCTGGATTCTGCTGCTGCCCCGGCTGCCGGCCGCCTGGCCGCGCTGGCCGGGCGCATCAAGCGCAGCCCGCACTTGAAGAAGCTGGCCGCCTGGCTGCTGTTTCAGCCCCGCCGCTCCCGGCCCCGGGTTTGGATGAAGTGGCTGGCTAACCCCTTCGTGCACCATTATGCCCCCGGCTCGCTGGTGCGCCGCGCCCGCCGCGACCTGGTGCCCTTCCACGCCTTCAGCCTGGGCCGGGACTCCATCCTGGAAGACCAGGTAACGGTGGCCAACGGCATGGGTGGCATTCACATCGGCAACCGCACGCTCATCGGCATCGGTGACGTGCTCATCGGGCCCGTGCGCATCGGTCACCACGTGATTCTGGCCCAGCACGTGGTGCTCTCCGGACTGAACCACGGCTACCAGGACCCGGCCCGGCCCATCCGCGACCAGCCCTGCACGGCGGCCGAAATCGTGGTGGAGGATGAGGTCTGGATCGGGGCCAACGTGGTGGTGACGGCCGGCGTGCGCATTGGCCGGCACGCGGTGGTGGCCGGCGGCAGCGTGGTGACCAGGGACGTGCCAGCCTACTCGGTGGTGGCCGGCAACCCCGCCCGGGTGCTGCGCCAGCTCAACCCCGCCACCGGCCAGTGGGAACGGGTGGAGTAGTTGGTAGTTGCTGGTTGTCAGTTGTCAGTTAATGCCGCATTGGTTTCGTCTGCATTGACAATCAGCAACTACCAACTGACAACCAATAACGATAACTGACAACTAAAAACCATGCTGACGACTTTGTTCTGGCTGTTTCTGGCCGTGGTGCTGTACACCTACGTGGGCTACGCCGGCGTGGTGTGGGCCTGGGCCTGGCTACTGCGCCCGGCCCCCGCAGTGGCGGGCGGTTCCGAGCCTTTCGAGCCCGAAGTGACGCTGGTAGTGCCGGCTTACAATGAGGCCGATATCCTGGAAGCCAAAATCCGCAACTGTCTGGCCCTGGATTATCCTTGCGCCAAGCTGCGGCTGCTTTTCATCACCGACGGCAGCACCGACCATTCGGCGCGGGTGCTGGCGCGGTTTCCATTGGTGCAGCATCTGCACCAGCCCCAGCGGGCCGGCAAGTCGATGGCTGAAAACCGCGCCATCCGCCACGTCCGCACGCCCTTCGTGGTGTTCACCGACTGCAACACCCTGCTCAACCCCGAGGCGGTGCGCCGGTTAGTGCGCCACTACGCCGATCCGCGGGTCGGGGCCGTGTCGGGTGAGAAGCGTGTGCAGGCCGACGGCAGCACCGCCGGGGCCGGCGAGGGCCTGTACTGGCGCTACGAGTCGCTGCTCAAGCGCTGCGACTCGGCCATCAGCAGCCTGATGGGCGCGGCCGGGGAGCTGGTGTCCTTCCGCACGGCCCTGTTCCGCCCGCTGGAGGCCGACACCATCCTCGACGACTTCGTGCAGTCCATGCGCATTGTAGCCGACGGGTACCGCGTGGTGTACGAGCCCGGCGCCTACGCCACCGAGCCGCCGTCGTTTTCGCTCAGGGAGGAGCTGAAGCGCAAGGTGCGTATCTGTGCCGGGGGCTGGCAGGCCATGACGCGTCTGCCGGGTTTGCTCAACCCCGTGCGGCAGCCGGTGATCACGTTTCTGTACGCCTCGCACCGGGTGCTGCGCTGGAGCCTGACGCCGCTGCTGCTGGCGCTGCTGCTGCCGCTGAGCGCGGTGCTGGCCGCCAACCAGGGCGGGGTGTACGCGCTGGCGCTGGCCGGGCAGCTGGCCTTCTACGCGGCGGCCGGGCTGGGCTGGGCGCTGGCTAGTCGGGGCCGGCCGGCGGGGCGGCTGCTGGTGCCGCTGTACTTCACGCTCATGCACGTGGCCGTGTTCCAGGGTTTCTGGCGTTTCGTGCGCCGCGCCCAGCCCGCCGCCTGGGACAAGGCCCGACGCGCCACCGTCGCCACGGCATAACCTGCAGAATTTCAGTCCTAACCTATGCTTCAGCTCTTTGCCCGCTTTACGCCTTGCCTGCGCTCCAACCAGTTTCTGTCGCTGGCCGGCAACGTGGCGGCTTCGGGGCTCACCGTGGTGTCGGTGTCGGTGCTTTTCCGGCTGCTGCCGGTGGCCGAGGTGGGGGCCTGGGTGTTCTTCCTCTCGATGCTGGGGCTGGGGGAGGCCTTCCGGGCGGGGTTTCTGACCACGGCCTTCATTCGGGCCTACGCCGGCACCGGCGCGGCGCGTGCAAAGGAGGTCATAGGCTCGGCCTGGGTGCTGGCAGCCCTGATTACGGCCGGCCTGGGCGGCCTTTGCCTGCTGGCTGCTCTGGCGATGCCGGCTGCCGCCAACCCTAGCGTGGCGCTGTTCGTGCAGTGGTTTCCGCTCTCGTTCGCCCTCACGTTGCCGGGCTTCGTGGCCAGCTGCGCCCAGCAGGCCCGTCAGCGCTTTGGCCGCCTGCTTGCCCTGCGTCTGCTCACCCAGCTCACGTTTCTGGCGGGCGTGGGCACGCTGGGGCTGCTGCACGAAGCCTCGCTGGCCCGGGTGGTGTACAGCCACCTGGGAGCCACCGCCCTGAGCAGCGTGGCGGCCCTGGCCCTGGGCTGGACCGGGCTGAGCAGCCTGCGCCACCGCTCGGCGGCCACGGTGCGGGAGCTGGCCCACTTCGGCAAGTACAGCGTGGGCAGCTACATCGGCTCCTACCTGCTGCGCAGCTCTGATACCTTACTCATCACCGTGCTGCTGGGCCCGGCTGCGCTGGCCGTGTACAACCTGGCCCAGCGCTTTCTGGAAATCATTGAAATTCCGCTGCGCAGCGTCACGGCCACGGCCATTCCGGCGCTGTCGGCCGCCTTCAACCGCCACGACCGGGCCGGGCTGGCCGCCCTGCTGGAGCGGCAGGCGGGCCTGCTCACCTGGGCGCTGCTGCCCGTGATAGTGGGCACGGTGCTGCTGGCCGAAGTGCCCATTGCCCTCATCGGCGGGCGGCAGTACCTGGGCACCGAGGCCGCCAACGTGCTGCGCCTGAGCATCAGCATGGCCGTGTTGTTTCCCCTCGACCGGTTCACCGGCGTGGCCCTCGATGTGCTGGGCCGGCCCCACCTCAACCTGCTGAAGGTGCTGCTGATGCTGGCCGTAAACGTGGCCGGCGACCTGATCGGCATTCACTTCACCCACAGCATCTACGGCGTGGCCCTGGCCAGCCTGCCCACTATTCTAGTCGGCTTTGGGTTCGGCTTCCAACTGCTGCAGCGTGAACTGCCCGTGCGGGCCAGTGGGATGCTGCGGGCCGGTTGGGTTGCGGGGCGCCGCCTGTTGGGCAGCTGGCGCGGCCGCCTTGTAGTTCAGCCATCTGCTACTCTGCCCGTATCATGAAAATCGCCCACCTCATCATCGCTCACAAGGGCCCGCAGCAGCTGGGCCGCCTGCTCGATGCCCTGGCCCATCCCGACGTGGACTGCTACATCCACCTCGACCGGAAAACGGATGCCGCGCCCTTCAACTTTCTGCGCGACCGGCCCCGCGTATACTTCACCCGTACCCGCAACGCCATTACCTGGGGCGGCTACAGCCAGACCCGGAATACGGTCGACTGCCTACGCGAAATCCTGACCCGCAACCCGGCCTGTGAATTTATTAACGTGCTGAGCGGGCAGGACTACCCGCTGGTGCCGCCCGCGCAGGTGCTGGCTTTCCTGGCCGGGCGGCGGGGCGAGTCGTTTCTGGCCACTGAGCCTTCCGATGGGGCTTGGTGGCAGGCCAACCGCACGCGCGCCACCCGCTACCACCTCACCGAGTTTTCCTTTCCTGGCCGCTACTTGGTGCAGCGCGCCCTCAACACCCTGCTGCCCGAGCGCCGGCTTCCCCTCGATGGTCCGCTCTACGGCGGCCCCACCTGCAGCTGGTTTACCCTGGCCCGCGCGACGGCCCGCTACGTGGTCGATTTTATGGCGGCCAATCCCCGGCTGCACCGCTTTGCCTGCCTCACCTGGGGCTCCGATGAATTTCTGCTGCCCACCGTGCTGCTCAACTCGCCGCTGGCCGCCTCGGTCCGCAACGACAGCCTCCGCTACATCGACTGGCGGGCGGGCGGTGCTACTCCCAAGATGCTGACCAGCGCCGACCTGCCCGCACTGCTTAGCTCGGGCCGATTCTGGGCCCGCAAGTTTGATACCTGCCACGATGCCTCCGTGCTCGATGCGCTGGACTCGCTGGTCCTGGGCAGGCAGCCCATTGAGGTGGGGTAGGCGCACTACCGCACCCGGCGGCCGTGCGGCGGTGGCGTTATTCCCGGCCTGGCTGCTTGGAGCATGACGCAAGGTTGTGAGGGTTTCCTGTTTGCTCACGCAAACGGTCAACAAAGTGGGGCCACGAATCGGGTACTGCAACTGCCTTTGCCTGTTAAGTTATCCCCGAACGGGTATCCTCCTGACCACTGCTTTATCCGCCTTGGTCAAGCAGTGTCGCAAGCTGTTACAGCTGTCCCAGCCTGACCTGGCCGTTAAGGCCGGCGTAGGGTTGCGCTTTGTGCGCGAGCTGGAACAGGGGAAAGGCACCCTGCGGCTGAACAAGGTCAAGCAGGTGCTGCGCCTATTCGGCCACGAGCCGGCGCCCGCTTCCATTGACCTTACCCTGCTCCTGAGTCAGCAGCCTTAAGAAAAGCCGAAGTCTGCCTTGGCGATGGCTGAGCGCGTCCAGCCCGGCCATAAGCCGGCTTCTTTTCGCCTGCTCACCCCTCCTGCCCCACAGGCTTCCGCGGGGTATCGAGCGTGGGGCCGAGGAAGACGAAGGCCCAGCCCAGATAGACGATCATGGCGGTGGGCATCTGGTTCATCACCTCGTTGCCGTAGCTGCCCATGAGCACGCCGAAGTAGCCGGCGGTGAGGGCCAGCAGCATCTGGCGCAGCCGGGGGTTGCGGGTGCGCCAAACGATGCCGCAGCTCTTGCCCAGGATGTAGAGCATCATGCCCAGCCAGATGACGAAGCCCACGATGCCGTACTCGGCCCAGATTTTCACGAAGTAGCTGTCGGGCGCGATGGTGGAGAGGTACTTGCCGGCATTGTACTTCTCGCCCCACATACCGATGCTGCCCACCCCGCCCCCGAAGGGCCGCGGTGCCAGGTACTCGCGCAGCCTAGCTTGGTTGCGCAGGCGCACCTGCAGCGAGGCGTCGTTGGGGTCGAGGGAGGTGCGCATGCGCACGATGCTGGCGTTGCCGTTGCCGATGGTGGTGTACTTGAGCACCCCAAACGCGCCGCCGGCCAGCAGCCCGCCCAGCACCAGCACCTTGAGCTGCTTGCTGAGCACCAGCCACATAAACACGCCCGCCACCAGCACGAACAGGGCCCCGCGGGTGCCCGAAATCAGCATTCCTTCCAGGCACAGCGCGGCGGTAAGCCCAAACAGCATCCGCTTCCACCACCGGAACGGCCCCACGGCCAGCACCAGACTCACCACGGCAATGTGCGCCTGCGAAGCGCCGAACTGGGCTGCCTCGCTGTAGTAGGAAAACACCCGCAACACCCCGAACAGCACGTGCGTCTTGGCTGCCCCCGAGGCCAGCCAGAGCTGCTCGGCGGCATCGGGGCCGATAGTCTTCTGCTTGAGGCCG of Hymenobacter yonginensis contains these proteins:
- a CDS encoding glycosyltransferase gives rise to the protein MTNTLLLLASLPLYVAAAYAVFNVLYLLIFALAGHLPARRRAVAAPAPEPASPRRFCVLMPAYRADAVIRETAPAALACARAYAGLAEVCVVADGLRPGTVAALRAEGVMVVEVAFARSTKGKALRAALAALPPTAFDAAVVLDVDNEMAPDFLPQIDAALAVGYRVVQGHRMAKNLDSPFAVLDACNEEINNHIFRLGHARLGLSASLIGSGMAFDYGYLRHLLHDIGETTGEDKEIDFRILRAGTPIAYLPTAHVLDEKTGSAAAFGTQRTRWMAAQWEFLCKYGREGLGQLGRGNHAFGDKILQSALLPRVLLLGLLGALLLLTGGLQAAGLALGPPPLLWAGLLAGTGLALLLALPARLYCWPVLRALTHLPLALGAMVLALLRLKRARLSFLPTPHAVRAGQAAPVR
- a CDS encoding acyltransferase, with translation MSLSATLDSAAAPAAGRLAALAGRIKRSPHLKKLAAWLLFQPRRSRPRVWMKWLANPFVHHYAPGSLVRRARRDLVPFHAFSLGRDSILEDQVTVANGMGGIHIGNRTLIGIGDVLIGPVRIGHHVILAQHVVLSGLNHGYQDPARPIRDQPCTAAEIVVEDEVWIGANVVVTAGVRIGRHAVVAGGSVVTRDVPAYSVVAGNPARVLRQLNPATGQWERVE
- a CDS encoding glycosyltransferase family 2 protein gives rise to the protein MLTTLFWLFLAVVLYTYVGYAGVVWAWAWLLRPAPAVAGGSEPFEPEVTLVVPAYNEADILEAKIRNCLALDYPCAKLRLLFITDGSTDHSARVLARFPLVQHLHQPQRAGKSMAENRAIRHVRTPFVVFTDCNTLLNPEAVRRLVRHYADPRVGAVSGEKRVQADGSTAGAGEGLYWRYESLLKRCDSAISSLMGAAGELVSFRTALFRPLEADTILDDFVQSMRIVADGYRVVYEPGAYATEPPSFSLREELKRKVRICAGGWQAMTRLPGLLNPVRQPVITFLYASHRVLRWSLTPLLLALLLPLSAVLAANQGGVYALALAGQLAFYAAAGLGWALASRGRPAGRLLVPLYFTLMHVAVFQGFWRFVRRAQPAAWDKARRATVATA
- a CDS encoding lipopolysaccharide biosynthesis protein, producing MLQLFARFTPCLRSNQFLSLAGNVAASGLTVVSVSVLFRLLPVAEVGAWVFFLSMLGLGEAFRAGFLTTAFIRAYAGTGAARAKEVIGSAWVLAALITAGLGGLCLLAALAMPAAANPSVALFVQWFPLSFALTLPGFVASCAQQARQRFGRLLALRLLTQLTFLAGVGTLGLLHEASLARVVYSHLGATALSSVAALALGWTGLSSLRHRSAATVRELAHFGKYSVGSYIGSYLLRSSDTLLITVLLGPAALAVYNLAQRFLEIIEIPLRSVTATAIPALSAAFNRHDRAGLAALLERQAGLLTWALLPVIVGTVLLAEVPIALIGGRQYLGTEAANVLRLSISMAVLFPLDRFTGVALDVLGRPHLNLLKVLLMLAVNVAGDLIGIHFTHSIYGVALASLPTILVGFGFGFQLLQRELPVRASGMLRAGWVAGRRLLGSWRGRLVVQPSATLPVS
- a CDS encoding beta-1,6-N-acetylglucosaminyltransferase gives rise to the protein MKIAHLIIAHKGPQQLGRLLDALAHPDVDCYIHLDRKTDAAPFNFLRDRPRVYFTRTRNAITWGGYSQTRNTVDCLREILTRNPACEFINVLSGQDYPLVPPAQVLAFLAGRRGESFLATEPSDGAWWQANRTRATRYHLTEFSFPGRYLVQRALNTLLPERRLPLDGPLYGGPTCSWFTLARATARYVVDFMAANPRLHRFACLTWGSDEFLLPTVLLNSPLAASVRNDSLRYIDWRAGGATPKMLTSADLPALLSSGRFWARKFDTCHDASVLDALDSLVLGRQPIEVG
- a CDS encoding type II toxin-antitoxin system Y4mF family antitoxin, which encodes MTTALSALVKQCRKLLQLSQPDLAVKAGVGLRFVRELEQGKGTLRLNKVKQVLRLFGHEPAPASIDLTLLLSQQP
- a CDS encoding O-antigen ligase family protein, with the translated sequence MTFLTSTALHATRSPWLLGPVVAAATVAVGWLTSRVGVLVPLALVGLPLAVFGLVALFRMPRRGVLAFIGYCFLVMTINRHFRGVPFGLGIDGMLVLTWVAVLFHSSRTVVQWGRIRNDLCYLGLAWFVINLLEVANPAGASLAGWYYEMRGTTFYWVLSVPLAMLLFYRLQDLRLFLGLVLGFSVAGALYGLKQKTIGPDAAEQLWLASGAAKTHVLFGVLRVFSYYSEAAQFGASQAHIAVVSLVLAVGPFRWWKRMLFGLTAALCLEGMLISGTRGALFVLVAGVFMWLVLSKQLKVLVLGGLLAGGAFGVLKYTTIGNGNASIVRMRTSLDPNDASLQVRLRNQARLREYLAPRPFGGGVGSIGMWGEKYNAGKYLSTIAPDSYFVKIWAEYGIVGFVIWLGMMLYILGKSCGIVWRTRNPRLRQMLLALTAGYFGVLMGSYGNEVMNQMPTAMIVYLGWAFVFLGPTLDTPRKPVGQEG